From the Lathyrus oleraceus cultivar Zhongwan6 chromosome 4, CAAS_Psat_ZW6_1.0, whole genome shotgun sequence genome, one window contains:
- the LOC127138607 gene encoding uncharacterized protein LOC127138607 has protein sequence MGLEMAEEFRSITPIKRNNVPTSTITTATTRFNLHTEEEEEEVSDLERRTMEDEDYNYRTPPSSPSTNSVNPVCPPPPRKRRRRSSQSVERKFFQGVPDDLASIFLLRATPATVSHQFKQLAT, from the coding sequence ATGGGTCTAGAAATGGCGGAAGAGTTTCGATCAATCACGCCAATCAAAAGAAACAACGTTCCTACCTCAACAATTACTACTGCTACTACTCGCTTTAATCTACAcacagaagaagaagaagaagaagtatcaGATCTAGAGAGAAGAACAATGGAAGATGAAGATTACAACTACCGGACACCACCGTCATCACCATCCACAAACTCCGTCAATCCGGTTTGTCCGCCGCCTCCAAGGAAACGTCGACGGCGCTCTTCTCAATCTGTAGAGAGGAAATTCTTTCAAGGTGTACCGGACGATTTAGCTTCTATTTTTCTTCTTCGCGCCACACCTGCAACAGTTTCGCACCAGTTCAAGCAACTTGCTACCTAA